The window CGGTAATGCCTCATCCTTTCACCGAGATGCCGGAGGAAGAAGTTGCTCAGACCGGCGAGGCGCTCTATGACGCCGTAGTTTACGGTTTGACTCATGAAGGCGAGCTCCTCTTTCCGCCGAAGAAAAAAGCCGGCGAGGCCGCCGCGTCAGACAAGCCGGTAAAAGAAGTTCCTCTGGAACATCAGGTTGAACCGGAGCGTATAACCATCGAGGGATCAGATTATTTTGATTGGGGCTACAACCTCAACCATTATTTCCTTAACCACGGCTGGGGAGACGGATTCCCGATAGTTCCTCCCACCGAGGAAGCTGTTAACCGCATGCTGACTGGCACGAAACGTGACCGTAATGAAGTTATCCTTAAAATGCAGCCTGGCATGGGGTTGGCCACAGTAGAAAAAATTGCAGCCAACTGCGTCATGGCCGGCTGCGAACCCGCACACCTGCCTATAATGATATCTATAATTGAAGCTATGGATGTAGAGGAGTTTGTTTTGACCATCCTGGCCCAGTCCACCGGTGCTCACGCCCCCATACTTCTTGTAAACGGACCTATTGCCAAACAGATAGGGATGAACAGCGGAGCATGCTGTTTTGGTCCTGGCAAAGATTCGGCGGCAAATACGGCAATCGGAAGAGCAGTGCGCCTCTGCATGATGAATATCGGCTTTACATACGCCCGTATACGCGATATGGATACGATCGGCTCTCCGATCAAATACAGTTTCTGCGCAGCTGAAAATGAGGCTGAAAACCCATGGGAACCCTTCAGCGTCGAAAAGGGATTCAAGCCTGGTCAGAATTGCGTTACGGCAATTCCGTGCCAGTCGCTCATGGAAATAGAGGACATGGAGAGCGACACGCCGGAAACTCTTCTTCGTACCTTCGCTTCCTCAATAGACTCAATGGGCTGGCTCGGTGCGCGTTCATGGCTGGGCTACGTAACACCTCCGCGTATGAAGGTGGCATTGCTTCTTGCTCCTGACCACGCCAGAATGATTGCCAACGCAGGTTGGTCAAAGTTCGACGTCAAGCAGTATCTCTACGCTAAGTGCCGCCGTAAGTGGGGGCAGTTCAAACATCAGGTTATCCCGCGCATCGAAAGCAAGATTGTACTTCCCGGATACAGATGGCTAATCAATGCATCGGATGATACGATGGTTCCGATGGTAAGAGACTTCGGCTATTTTGACATCGCGGTAGTCGGCGGAGCTGCCGGAAAGTCAGCTGTGAGCCTTGGCCTCGGTTGGCCCATAACGAAAGAAATTAAGGATTAACAGGCACTCTGGAAATAACATGGTTATTTGCTGGATCTACGGCGATAGGTACCAGAGTTTACTGTCTTCTATGAGGTCGTTGTGTGGTCATGTTATTCTCTGCCGTTCGACAATTGTAAATTCAGTAAATCTTAAAGAAGTATCGCTCGATACTTCTGTAAAAGATTGACAAAGGGGAAAGATGAACTTGAAATTAGCTGGTAAAGTCGCTGTGGTTTCAGGCGCAGGAGCGGGCATAGGAAAAGCAGCCGCCTGCCTTTATGCCAAGAACGGCGCAAAGGTTGTAGTGGCAGTAAGGACACTCAGCAAAGGCGAAGAGACGGTAAAGCTGATTAAAGAAGCGGGTGGAGAGGCCATTCTTGTCCATACAGATGTGTCTAAGCTCACGGATTTGCAGGATATGATAAAGACAGCGGTGGAAAGCTACGGGAGGCTGGATATACTCTTCAGCAATGCTGGCGTGCCGGGCCCCGGAGGTCTGGATGAAGTTACTGAAGAGGGATGGGATCAGACAGTTGCCGTGAACCTGAGGAGTTGTTTCTTCAGCGCGAAGTACGCTGTCGAGGAAATGAGAAAGACAGGCGGCGGCGCGATTGTTTTCGATTCCTCAATTGCCGGAAAAGTCGGCTCTCCCATGAGCCCAGTATATTCTGCAACGAAGGGCGGCATAGTTACCCTGACAAAATCTTTGGCTCTCTTGCTGGCGCCGGACAATATCAGAGTTAATTGCGTCTGCCCCGGTCCTATTGATACGAAATTTGTTCGTCAGGCATGGGATCGCGCACCGGATCCGGATGCCGCTCGTCTCTGCAATGTCAGCGGCGTTGCTCTTGGACGTATGGGCTCTCCTGAGGAAGTGGCTAATGCTGTCCTATTCCTATCTTCAGATGAGTCTTCTTATGTCACAGGTACGGCTATGGCTGTAGACGGAGGGTATCTTGCTCGTTAGCTTTAACAATATGATAGTCATAAAAAATTGACTGAATAAACACTGGACTAAGGGGGATATTCTTATGAAAAAATCTTTCGTGCTCTTTTTGACGTTTGTGCTGTCATTAGCCTTTACGGCTTCCGCTTTCGCCGCGGGCGCTACCGTTTTAAAGGCAGGTCACAGCGCAACCAACAAGGAACCATACCAGCTTGGTCTCGAAGCTTTCGGTAAAAAACTGAAGGAAACGACAAACGGCAAGTTTGAGGTTAAGGTCTTCCCGAGCTGCCAGCTTGGAAGCGAAAAGGAAATGACCGAAGGCCTCTTCCTTGGCAACGTTGACATTGCTACCTCAGCAACAACGGTGGTAACGAATTTCATTCCGGAGTTCATCGTCTACGACCTTCCCTTCCTCTTCAACAGCGATAAGCATTTCTACGAAGCTTCTGACGGCGCGCCCGGAAAATTCTTTGTAGACGCCTGCGCGAAGAAGGGCATTCGCCTTTTGGCTATCTACGACGCCGGAGTTCGTCACATCGCGTCCAAAAAGCCCGTCAACAGCATGAAGGATCTGAAAGGGATGAAGATCAGAACTATGCAGTCCCAAATTCATATCGACGCCTTTAACGGATTCGGTGCGAAAGCGACTCCTATGGCCTTCAGCGAACAGTTCAGCGCTCTTGAGCAGGGAGTCATTGACGGAGTCGAAGCTTCAAACACCAGCTGCTACAACCAGCAGTTCTACCGTCCCGCTCCCAACTGGGCTCTCGTTAGCTGGTACCGCTGCGTCACAGCTATGATGATGTCTGAGAAGAAGTTCCAGTCCTATCCGAAGGATGTCCAGAAGGCTATTCTGGAAGCTGCCGCTTACTCAGCGAAGGTTGAACGCGAGGCCTATGCAAAGAGCGAAAGCGCCAGCCTGGATGCTATGAAAAAGGCCGGAGTCAACATCACGAAGCCTGATGTGGCGCCCTTCAAAGAGGTTGCCCAGAAAGTTGCGGATAAGTATATAAAGAAGCCCGAGCTTAAAGAGGTTCTGAAGCAGATCCAAGATATGGGTAAATAATCATCTAAGATGATAAATACACTTGAGAAAATTCTTAAAGTCTGTAGGCTGATTGCCAAGACTGGAATAGTAATCACATTATCTTACATGGTAATAGCGATACTTCTTCAGATCTTAGGCCGTTACCTGCCGAACGATATGGATATTTCATGGACCGAAGAAAGCGCCAGATTCGCTCAGTTATGGATGGTTTTCTTTGGAGCCGGAGTCGCGATGCAGCGCAACCTGCATGTCGGCGTTGACGTCCTTACAGGCGTGCTTAAGGGCACAAGTAAAAAAATTCTCGTTGTGCTTTGCGGAATATTTGCCGTTGTATTCCTCGTTGTCGCCATATACGGCAGTTTTGATCTGATCGCCGTCGGCGGCTTACAGATATCCGCGGCGCTGAACATGCCGATGAGCTATGTATATTTCATAATACCCATCGGGCTGTTCTATTGGCTGATTGAATATGTTGTCTTTAACGCGAAACAGCTAAAATCAACGACAGATTCGGAGGCGAAAGAATAATGTTAGCTCTAATATTTATTCTTTTCGTAGTGGCTATTTTCAGCGGTACGCCGATCGTTTTTGCAATCGGAACTGTTTCGGCCGCATTCTTGTATCTCATGGATATTCCGATGAATACGATTGCGATACGCATGATGGCGGGCCTCGACAGCTTCCCCCTGATGGCTATTCCATTTTTTGTCCTTGCTGGACAGCTTATGGACAGGGGAGGAATTGCACGGCGCATTATTGACTGGACAAGCGCGGTTGTCGGATGGGTAACTGGCAGTCTTCTCCTGATGACTGTTCTGGCCGGAGCCGGATTTGCGGCAATAACCGGTTCGGGGTCAGCATCCACCGCGGCTCTTTCTTCAATAATACTGCCGGAAATTCGCAAACGCGGATATGACGTTGATTTCACTGCCGTTATGCTCGCAGCCGGCGGCCTTCTGGGACCGATCATTCCTCCGAGCCTTTTCATGGTGGTTTTGGCGACCTGTTCACCGATCACGGTCTCTGTGAAGGATCTCTTTATGGGAGGAGTCATACCTGGCATTCTGATGTGCATTGCCATGATGATTTATGCATACCGTTTTGCCAAGACGCACGGCTCAGCCTACCGCGAGGATAAGCCATTCTCATGGAAAGATGTAATTAAATCTACCATTAATGCTCTGCCCGGGTTCTTAATGCCGGTCATAGTCGTCGGCGGCATCGTTACAGGAGCCTTTACGGCAACGGAATCAGCCGCCATGGCAGTTTTCGTCGGCCTTGTAGTAGGACTCTTCATCTACAGGGAACTAAAATGGTCGGATATTCCTAATATCCTTGTAGATACCGGAGCTATTACAGCAGGTATCATGGTTATTTGCGGAATGGCAAGCGTATTTTCATGGCTGATCTCGATCAACAATATGCCGGAGCTCGTGGGCAATTTTATGACCAATTTCTCCAGTTCAAAAATTGTCTTCCTGCTTGTAGTCAATATCTTCCTGTTGATTGTCGGTTGTTTCATGGAGACCGTCTCGGCTCTTCTGATCCTGATTCCGGTAATAATGCCGATAGCTGTCAACAGCTATGGAATCGACCCTGTGCATTTTGCCGTAATCGTTGTTATTAACCTTGCAATAGGAACGTTTACGCCTCCATACGGCATCTGCCTCTACGTTGCCGCGGCAATAGCCGGTCGTACGATTAAGCAGGTAATGAAGTATGTCTGGGTCCCGATTGCGATATATGTCGGCGCGCTCCTTGTATTTACCTATGTTCCCCAGATTGTGCTTTTCCTGCCGAACATGGTTAAATAAAAAGCTGTTCTCTGAACTATATGCAGCTTCATAGGTACGCAAAGTTATCATGATCATGAAATAAGTGTATGTATTTTGAGGAGGTATATGTATGTCAACGGAAAAATTCTCAGCGACAGTAATGAATCCTGTTGCTAAGGTCGAGACAGAGGCTGCTATAACGCCTGCGGCTAGACTGACTTGCCTGGAAGGTAAGAAAATAGCCTTATGGTGGAATGGCAAGTCAAAAGGCAACGTTGCATTAAACACAATAGCTGAACGCCTGAAAAAGGACTATAATGCTGAGACAGTGTTTTTTAAACAGGATTTGTTCCACAGCGAAGAGGCCTTCGCTGCCGTGACAGATGCCGGCTGTGCAGCGGTAGTTGCCGCCACGGCAGATTGTGGCTCAAGCGCAGTTACGCTTACGCGCGACCTGTGCGCCCTTGAAAAAATGGGCGTCCCCACTGTAATGCTTATAGCTAAACCCTTCTTGCTGATAAGCAATGCCGAACTGCGCCTCAAAGGGCTCTTTAAAGTCAGCAGAGCAGTAATGGAGCATCCTCTCAACTCACTGCCTGAAGAAGAGGCTGCCCAGGTTGCAGATGCTCTCTATGACGCAGTGGTTAAGGGGCTTACTCAGGACGGCGAAGCCTTGGATACGCCTGAGGCGGAAGCTGCAAGGCCCATCGAGGAAAAAGCAGAGCCTGAGCGTATAACAATTGAGGGAGAAAATTACTTTGATTTCAGCACAAACCTCAATCGTTATTTCATTAACCACGGTTGGAGCGATGGTCTCCCCTTAGTTCCTCCGACAGAGGCGGCAGTTAACCGTATGCTCTCCGGCACGAAACGCGGACGCGATGAAGTGCTTCTTAAATATCAGCCCGGCAACGGAGTCGCGACCATTGAAAAGATTGCGGTCAACTGCGTCATGGCGGGATGCGAGCCTTCGCATCTTCCTGTTGTTGCAGCCGCAATCGAAGCAATGCACAAAGATGGATTCAACATTACCAGTCTGACACAGTCATCCGGCGCAGATACACCGATGGTGATGGTAAACGGACCTATCGCCAAAGAGATAGGAATGACGGCTGAAGGCGCCTGCCTTGGCCCCGGCAAATATTCAGCTGTCAATACCGCAATCGGAAGAGCGGTAC is drawn from Cloacibacillus porcorum and contains these coding sequences:
- a CDS encoding UGSC family (seleno)protein translates to MSVEKAQNVSMTIVNPVAKVESKTITPAASLTSLEGKKIALWWNGKAKGDIALKTIAARLKKEYNVETELFTQGWPHGDEVYDRVIAAECQAAIATTGDUGSCTAWLTRDVSSLEKLGIPTVGIVAKGFLPINASEFKTRGLLRARRAVMPHPFTEMPEEEVAQTGEALYDAVVYGLTHEGELLFPPKKKAGEAAASDKPVKEVPLEHQVEPERITIEGSDYFDWGYNLNHYFLNHGWGDGFPIVPPTEEAVNRMLTGTKRDRNEVILKMQPGMGLATVEKIAANCVMAGCEPAHLPIMISIIEAMDVEEFVLTILAQSTGAHAPILLVNGPIAKQIGMNSGACCFGPGKDSAANTAIGRAVRLCMMNIGFTYARIRDMDTIGSPIKYSFCAAENEAENPWEPFSVEKGFKPGQNCVTAIPCQSLMEIEDMESDTPETLLRTFASSIDSMGWLGARSWLGYVTPPRMKVALLLAPDHARMIANAGWSKFDVKQYLYAKCRRKWGQFKHQVIPRIESKIVLPGYRWLINASDDTMVPMVRDFGYFDIAVVGGAAGKSAVSLGLGWPITKEIKD
- a CDS encoding SDR family NAD(P)-dependent oxidoreductase, producing the protein MNLKLAGKVAVVSGAGAGIGKAAACLYAKNGAKVVVAVRTLSKGEETVKLIKEAGGEAILVHTDVSKLTDLQDMIKTAVESYGRLDILFSNAGVPGPGGLDEVTEEGWDQTVAVNLRSCFFSAKYAVEEMRKTGGGAIVFDSSIAGKVGSPMSPVYSATKGGIVTLTKSLALLLAPDNIRVNCVCPGPIDTKFVRQAWDRAPDPDAARLCNVSGVALGRMGSPEEVANAVLFLSSDESSYVTGTAMAVDGGYLAR
- a CDS encoding TRAP transporter substrate-binding protein; translated protein: MKKSFVLFLTFVLSLAFTASAFAAGATVLKAGHSATNKEPYQLGLEAFGKKLKETTNGKFEVKVFPSCQLGSEKEMTEGLFLGNVDIATSATTVVTNFIPEFIVYDLPFLFNSDKHFYEASDGAPGKFFVDACAKKGIRLLAIYDAGVRHIASKKPVNSMKDLKGMKIRTMQSQIHIDAFNGFGAKATPMAFSEQFSALEQGVIDGVEASNTSCYNQQFYRPAPNWALVSWYRCVTAMMMSEKKFQSYPKDVQKAILEAAAYSAKVEREAYAKSESASLDAMKKAGVNITKPDVAPFKEVAQKVADKYIKKPELKEVLKQIQDMGK
- a CDS encoding TRAP transporter small permease, yielding MVIAILLQILGRYLPNDMDISWTEESARFAQLWMVFFGAGVAMQRNLHVGVDVLTGVLKGTSKKILVVLCGIFAVVFLVVAIYGSFDLIAVGGLQISAALNMPMSYVYFIIPIGLFYWLIEYVVFNAKQLKSTTDSEAKE
- a CDS encoding TRAP transporter large permease, yielding MLALIFILFVVAIFSGTPIVFAIGTVSAAFLYLMDIPMNTIAIRMMAGLDSFPLMAIPFFVLAGQLMDRGGIARRIIDWTSAVVGWVTGSLLLMTVLAGAGFAAITGSGSASTAALSSIILPEIRKRGYDVDFTAVMLAAGGLLGPIIPPSLFMVVLATCSPITVSVKDLFMGGVIPGILMCIAMMIYAYRFAKTHGSAYREDKPFSWKDVIKSTINALPGFLMPVIVVGGIVTGAFTATESAAMAVFVGLVVGLFIYRELKWSDIPNILVDTGAITAGIMVICGMASVFSWLISINNMPELVGNFMTNFSSSKIVFLLVVNIFLLIVGCFMETVSALLILIPVIMPIAVNSYGIDPVHFAVIVVINLAIGTFTPPYGICLYVAAAIAGRTIKQVMKYVWVPIAIYVGALLVFTYVPQIVLFLPNMVK
- a CDS encoding UGSC family (seleno)protein — translated: MSTEKFSATVMNPVAKVETEAAITPAARLTCLEGKKIALWWNGKSKGNVALNTIAERLKKDYNAETVFFKQDLFHSEEAFAAVTDAGCAAVVAATADCGSSAVTLTRDLCALEKMGVPTVMLIAKPFLLISNAELRLKGLFKVSRAVMEHPLNSLPEEEAAQVADALYDAVVKGLTQDGEALDTPEAEAARPIEEKAEPERITIEGENYFDFSTNLNRYFINHGWSDGLPLVPPTEAAVNRMLSGTKRGRDEVLLKYQPGNGVATIEKIAVNCVMAGCEPSHLPVVAAAIEAMHKDGFNITSLTQSSGADTPMVMVNGPIAKEIGMTAEGACLGPGKYSAVNTAIGRAVRLTMMNIGHCYPSIRDIDTLGSPNKYALCACENEDDNPFNEPYNVEKGFKPGTNCVTTMPCQSFMDVEDLESGRPEDLLMTIACTIDTMGWPGARSWMGFIDPNVMHVTVIFAPDHARLITNSGWTKFDVRQYLYAKCRRAWGQFKHLVIPRIKDGTVHPGYRWLATASDDTEVPMVRDPSYFDIAVIGGAAGKSALSMNIGCPTTVEIKK